One Synergistaceae bacterium genomic window, ATATGTCCTGTCAGTAATTGAAAGCGTTTCTCTTACGTTGTGATCTGTTATTAATATCCCGTAGCCCTGCGCTTTTAACTCGTGAATCATTGATTGAATATCAGCTACTGCAATAGGGTCTATTCCGCTAAAAGGTTCATCGAGCAAAATAAATTTCGGCTTAAGTGTCAAAGCTCTTGCGATTTCGACTCGCCGGCGTTCTCCTCCTGACAAAGCATAGCCGTTAGTGTCTGCAATGTGAGTTATCTTAAATTGTTCGAGCAGCTCATCTGTTAATTCTTTGGACTGTTTGCGCTTGCCGGTTTCTTCCCATACGAGATTAATATTTTCGCGGACTGTGAGATTTCTAAAAATTGATGCTTCCTGCGGTAAATATCCGATTCCAGCACGTGCACGCATAAAAACGGGAAGACTCGTAACTTCTGTATCATCGATCATGACAGTTCCAGAGTCCGGCCTTATTAATCCTACAATCATATAGAATGAAGTAGTTTTTCCCGCACCGTTAGGCCCTAAGAGCCCGACAACTTCACCGGGGTTAACGTTAATGCTGACTCCTCCGACTACAAGACGATTATTATAACTTTTTCGCAAATCTGAAGCTGTTAGACCTGTCATTTTCTGCGTGTTCTCCTTTGCGGCTGAGGTTTATTATTATCTGGCTTAGGTGCTGGCGGGTTATTTCTGCGTTCACGAGTCAAATCTATAGTAATTTCTGCGCGGTCAGTGCTGACTCCTCCATCGCGCTGTCGTGTTATGCCTCCGAGAGCCTCGACTCTATTTTGATCGGGAAAATAAACGATTGAGTCAGATTTTAGAGTCCTCCCTCCCTGAACTGCTACAACGTGGCCGCTTACGACGACACTTCCTCGTGTGAGCGAATAAACTGCGCTGTCTCCTTTAAGATTCACTGCGTCGCCTCTTGCTTTAGGTTTGCCGCGAATCCACACGCCTTTTTTCGCTGTCATCTCGAATAAATCACCGTTTCTGATTATGCCCTCTACTGTCTCAGCACCGAACGAGAAACCTTTAGATCTGTCCTCAAGATTTCTAACTTTAGTGAGCCAAAATTTTGTCTGCCTGTCCGTTGCTGTAGGGTCAGATATTCCGCCTAAACCTGTCAGAGTCAATCTATCTGCGTCAATGTGCATAGAACCGTAACCGCCTTTGACTCCGTTAAGAAATTTGCACGTAGGAATTTCCGCGAATGTGAGTAATAATTTCCCGGCGTTCAAGTCAATTTTTGCTGCGTTCCACCTGCCTGCTGCTGTTATGCCCTTGTCAAAATTTACTTCTTTGCGACCTGTGTTGCCTGTTGCTGTAGGTGCTTTGACGTTGAAATCTCCCGCGTTGATTGTAACATTCCCGTCCGCAAGAAAATCACCCGTGTAAGCGTCGAATCTCATTCTATTAGCTGAAAGAGTCGCTTTGTCCGGCAGCGCATTAGAATCAAGAGCGAGAACAGGTGCAGCAAACAAAAGAATCAGCAGACATACTGTAAAATTTCGCTTCATTTATTCGTCTCCCTTCACGTAAAAATAATTATGATTTAACAAATTATATTACAGATTCAACGCGCAAGGGATAAGCAATTTTTCACGTGTAAATGTTTTAATGACGGCTTAAAATTTTGTGAGTGGCGGCACCTGGATTCGAACCGGGGACAACGCGGGTATGAACCGCGTGCTCTAGCCAACTGAGCTATACCGCCTAAAAAAATTGGTGGCGGGGAAAGGATTTGAACCTTTGACCTTCGGGTTATGAGCCCGACGAGCTTCCAGACTGCTCCACCCCGCGATTTGGCTTTAACGAATGGTGCCGGACGAGGGATTTGAACCCTCACGGACTTTACGCCCTCGGGATTTTAAGTCCCGTGTGTCTACCATTCCACCAGCCCGGCAACACAACGGCTATTTTATAATAAATATCGCTTTTATGCAAATATAAAGTTTTCTCATGCTGATATAATACACATTTATATAATGTCAGAAAATTTTTATAGGAGGCTATTAAATTGGCAGCAAAAGAGAGAGAGACATTTGGCAGCAGACTCGGATTTATTTTCTTGTCAGCAGGCTGTGCAATTGGACTCGGTAATGTTTGGAGATTCCCGTTTATTACAGGTCAATACGGCGGGGCAGCTTTCGTTCTTATCTATGTAGCGTTTCTGCTGTTTCTTGCAATGCCCATTATGGTAATGGAATTTTCTGTAGGGCGCGCGTCGAGATTAAGTCCTTCGCGATCATTTGAAGTTCTTTGTCCTGAACATAAAGTCTGGTCGTTATGGGGTTATGCTGCATGGATAGGAAATTGTTTATTGATGATGTTCTACACGACAATAACGGGCTGGATGCTGGCATACACTTATAATTCAGCTGCGGGAACTTTTGCGGGATTGAACACTGACGCAGTAGGACAATTTTTCGGCAAATTTCTTGAATCACCGACTCAAATGGTAGGCTGGATGACTCTAGCAGTCTTTATCGGTGCAGTTGTTTGCTTCTCAGGACTTCAAAGAGGAGTCGAGCGCGTTACAAAAATTATGATGTGCGGTTTGCTCTTAATCATGATTACTCTTGCTGTAAGATCTGTAACTTTGCCGGGAGCTGATAAAGGACTCGAATTTTACCTCAAGCCCGATTTCAATAAATTAATTTCGTCAGGTTTAGGCACGACTTTATATGCTGCATTAGGCCAAGCGTTTTTCACGTTGAGTCTAGGTATTGGATCAATGGCGATTTTCGGAAGCTACATCGAGAAAGATAGATCTTTATTCGGTGAAAGTTTAATAGTTACCGGTCTTGATACGTTTGTAGCACTGACAGCAGGATTAATAATTTTCCCGGCTTGCTTTGCTTATGGAATCAACCCCGGCGCGGGCCCAGGTTTAATTTTTGTTACACTTCCGAATATGTTTAACTCAATGCCGAACGGTCAAATCTGGGGAACATTATTTTTCTTGTTCATGAGCTTTGCTGCGCTTTCTACAGTTATTGCAGTCTTTGAAAATATTGTAGCGTGCTTCATGGATAAATTGAACTGGTCGAGGCAGAAATCAACAATTGTAATGGCTCTATTAATTTTTGTGTTCTCGATTCCCTGTGCATTAGGCTTTAATTTATGGAAAGATATTCAACCGCTCGGAGCAGGTACAGGAGTCCTCGATCTTGAAGATTTTATTGTGAGTAATAATTTATTGCCGATCGGATCAATTATTTATTTGCTCTTCTGCGTGAGTCGTTACGGCTGGGGCTGGGATAACTTCATAAAAGAGGCAGACGAGGGCAAAGGCCTTAAATTCCCGAATTACTTACGAGGCTATTTTACATATATAGTGCCGGTTATCATGCTTATTATTCTAGGAGTCGGCTATTATCAGACTTTCGCAAAATAATTTAGTTCATGGGAGAAATTATCAATGCAGGATTTAAATACGCGTGAAACTTTAGGGAGCAGATTAGGATTTATATTTTTGTCGGCCGGTTGTGCGATAGGACTCGGCAACGTTTGGAGATTTCCATTTATTACGGGTCAATACGGCGGGGCAGCATTTGTACTGATTTATATATTCTTTCTGTTATTTCTTGCTCTGCCGATTCTCGTAATGGAATTTGCTGTAGGCCGTGCGTCGCAAAAAAGTGTGAGTCAATCATTTGAAGTCTTAGCACCGAAAAATAAAATTTGGTCATTATGGGGTTATGCGGGCTGGTTCGGCTGTATATTATTAATGATGTATTACACAGTAGTAGCCGGCTGGATGATTGCTTATACAGTTTATGCGGGGGCTGGTATTCTTGAAGGCATTACCCCCGATGAGGTCGGAGCAGTTTTCGGCGGTCTCGTGTCAAATCCTGAACGCAGTGCATTATGGCTCTATGTTGCTGTAT contains:
- the lptB gene encoding LPS export ABC transporter ATP-binding protein codes for the protein MTGLTASDLRKSYNNRLVVGGVSINVNPGEVVGLLGPNGAGKTTSFYMIVGLIRPDSGTVMIDDTEVTSLPVFMRARAGIGYLPQEASIFRNLTVRENINLVWEETGKRKQSKELTDELLEQFKITHIADTNGYALSGGERRRVEIARALTLKPKFILLDEPFSGIDPIAVADIQSMIHELKAQGYGILITDHNVRETLSITDRTYLIHDGTIFLAGSPEEVAGNELARKFYLGENFEWEGAHKS
- a CDS encoding sodium-dependent transporter, which encodes MKLAAKERETFGSRLGFIFLSAGCAIGLGNVWRFPFITGQYGGAAFVLIYVAFLLFLAMPIMVMEFSVGRASRLSPSRSFEVLCPEHKVWSLWGYAAWIGNCLLMMFYTTITGWMLAYTYNSAAGTFAGLNTDAVGQFFGKFLESPTQMVGWMTLAVFIGAVVCFSGLQRGVERVTKIMMCGLLLIMITLAVRSVTLPGADKGLEFYLKPDFNKLISSGLGTTLYAALGQAFFTLSLGIGSMAIFGSYIEKDRSLFGESLIVTGLDTFVALTAGLIIFPACFAYGINPGAGPGLIFVTLPNMFNSMPNGQIWGTLFFLFMSFAALSTVIAVFENIVACFMDKLNWSRQKSTIVMALLIFVFSIPCALGFNLWKDIQPLGAGTGVLDLEDFIVSNNLLPIGSIIYLLFCVSRYGWGWDNFIKEADEGKGLKFPNYLRGYFTYIVPVIMLIILGVGYYQTFAK